Proteins encoded in a region of the Massilia sp. UMI-21 genome:
- a CDS encoding D-amino acid dehydrogenase, with the protein MRVLVLGSGVVGVTTAYYLAKAGHDVTVIDRQPGPALETSFANAGQISPGYASPWAAPGIPLKAAKWLFQKHAPLAIRPDGSLFQLQWMWQMYRNCTADRYAVNKERMVRLAEYSRDCIRELRADTGIEYEGRTLGTIQLFRTQQQLESAGKDIEILKEAGVEYELLQGRELGKAEPALGKHATLVGGLRLPNDETGDCQLFTARLTVMARELGVRFEFDTSIQALDVKSGQISGVRTATGMRTADRYVLALGSYSRLLLKDQFTLPVYPLKGYSITVPILEPSRAPVSTILDETYKIAVTRFEDRIRVGGMAEIAGYSKYLNPARRDTLEMVVNDLFPGAGDTRQASFWTGLRPMTPDSTPVVGATPLRNLFVNTGHGTLGWTMACGSASVIADLVSGKQPAIRADDLAVFRYAGTPQRGAAPELVKA; encoded by the coding sequence ATGCGCGTTCTCGTACTGGGCAGCGGCGTGGTCGGCGTGACCACCGCATACTATCTGGCCAAGGCTGGCCACGACGTCACCGTCATCGACCGTCAACCCGGCCCTGCCCTGGAGACGAGTTTCGCCAACGCCGGCCAGATCTCGCCGGGCTATGCCTCGCCCTGGGCGGCGCCGGGCATTCCGCTGAAGGCCGCCAAGTGGCTGTTCCAGAAGCACGCGCCGCTGGCGATCCGTCCCGACGGCTCGCTGTTCCAGTTGCAGTGGATGTGGCAGATGTACCGCAACTGCACGGCCGACCGCTACGCGGTGAACAAGGAACGCATGGTGCGCCTGGCCGAGTACAGCCGCGACTGCATCCGCGAACTGCGCGCGGACACCGGCATCGAATACGAAGGCCGCACCCTGGGCACGATCCAGCTGTTCCGCACCCAGCAGCAGCTCGAGAGCGCGGGCAAGGACATCGAAATCTTGAAAGAAGCCGGCGTCGAGTACGAACTGCTGCAAGGCCGCGAGCTGGGCAAGGCCGAGCCGGCGCTGGGCAAGCACGCCACCCTGGTCGGCGGCCTGCGCCTGCCGAACGACGAAACCGGCGACTGCCAGCTGTTCACCGCGCGCCTGACCGTGATGGCGCGCGAGCTGGGCGTGCGCTTCGAGTTCGACACAAGCATCCAGGCCCTCGACGTCAAGAGCGGCCAGATCAGCGGCGTGCGCACCGCCACCGGCATGCGCACCGCCGACCGCTACGTGCTGGCGCTGGGCAGCTATTCGCGCCTGCTGCTGAAGGACCAGTTCACCCTGCCGGTCTACCCGCTCAAGGGCTACTCGATCACCGTGCCGATCCTTGAACCCAGCCGTGCCCCGGTCTCGACCATCCTGGACGAGACCTACAAGATCGCCGTGACGCGCTTCGAAGACCGCATCCGCGTGGGCGGCATGGCCGAGATCGCGGGCTACAGCAAATACCTGAACCCGGCGCGCCGCGACACGCTCGAAATGGTCGTCAACGACCTGTTCCCGGGCGCCGGCGACACCCGCCAGGCCAGCTTCTGGACCGGCCTGCGCCCGATGACGCCGGACAGCACCCCGGTGGTCGGCGCCACCCCGCTGCGCAACCTGTTCGTCAACACCGGCCACGGCACCCTGGGCTGGACCATGGCCTGCGGCTCGGCCAGCGTCATCGCCGACCTGGTCAGCGGCAAGCAGCCGGCCATCCGTGCCGACGACCTGGCGGTGTTCCGCTACGCCGGCACCCCGCAACGCGGCGCCGCACCAGAACTGGTCAAGGCATAG
- a CDS encoding IS3 family transposase (programmed frameshift): protein MARYGQEFKDKAVARLLPPESVSIKDVALSVGVSESTLERWRSEALASPVQRREWTPAAKFEAVLATSAMDEASKSAWCRSNGVYPHELAVWRENAINGLAQPGEKRLTAAEAKQERRRVKELEREIRRKDKALAEAAALLVLSKKGRGDLQQVPRRGRMIGLEDRRKLAQDIEQACKQGARLSEACAAVGLSERSLQRWQAHGGLDNGDRRTTAERPVPAHALTAQEREAVLAAANEPRFADMPPARIVPMLADEGVYLASESTFSRILRTSGQSGHRGRARAPHKQRPPTTHVATAPGQVWCWDMTYLPAQVAGRWFYLYLIMDLYSRKIVGWEVHAEDNADHASHLVRRTALAEGIAMRDDKPVLHGDNGATLKATTVLAMLHWLGIKASYSRPRVSDDNAFVEALFRTAKYRPEFPNEGFNDLEAARAWAARFVRWYNVEHRHSGLRYVSPAQRHEGHDQDILASRREVYEQAKARHPARWSGQTRNWTPSKAVTLNPERDHVVSTALKEAQTQQIAA from the exons GGCGTAGCGAAGCCTTGGCAAGTCCAGTGCAGCGGCGCGAGTGGACGCCGGCGGCCAAGTTCGAGGCGGTGCTGGCGACATCGGCAATGGACGAGGCCAGCAAAAGCGCGTGGTGCCGCAGCAATGGCGTGTATCCGCACGAGCTGGCGGTATGGCGCGAGAATGCGATTAATGGCCTGGCCCAGCCGGGCGAGAAGCGGCTGACGGCGGCCGAGGCCAAGCAGGAAAGGCGGCGCGTCAAGGAGCTCGAGCGCGAGATACGGCGCAAGGACAAGGCGCTTGCGGAAGCGGCTGCATTGCTGGTGCTGTCAAAAAAAG GCCGAGGCGATCTTCAGCAAGTACCGCGCCGAGGACGAATGATCGGACTCGAAGATCGCCGCAAACTGGCCCAGGACATCGAGCAGGCGTGCAAGCAGGGCGCGCGCCTGAGTGAGGCATGCGCCGCCGTCGGACTGAGCGAACGCAGCCTGCAGCGCTGGCAAGCGCACGGCGGCTTGGACAATGGCGACCGGCGGACGACAGCTGAACGGCCTGTCCCCGCCCATGCGCTCACGGCGCAGGAGCGCGAAGCGGTGCTGGCTGCCGCGAATGAACCGCGCTTTGCCGACATGCCGCCCGCGCGCATCGTGCCGATGCTGGCTGACGAAGGTGTCTACCTGGCCAGCGAATCGACATTCAGCCGGATCCTGCGCACCAGCGGCCAGAGTGGCCATCGCGGCCGGGCCAGGGCGCCGCACAAGCAGCGCCCGCCGACAACCCATGTGGCCACGGCGCCCGGGCAGGTCTGGTGCTGGGACATGACCTACCTGCCCGCGCAAGTGGCCGGTCGCTGGTTCTACCTGTACCTGATCATGGACCTGTACAGCCGCAAGATCGTCGGCTGGGAGGTGCATGCCGAAGACAATGCCGACCACGCCAGTCACCTGGTGCGCCGCACCGCGCTGGCCGAGGGTATCGCCATGCGCGACGACAAGCCTGTCCTGCATGGCGACAACGGGGCGACGCTGAAGGCTACGACAGTGCTGGCGATGCTGCACTGGCTGGGCATCAAGGCCTCGTATTCGCGCCCGCGCGTGAGCGACGACAACGCCTTCGTCGAGGCGCTGTTCCGCACGGCAAAGTATCGGCCTGAATTTCCTAACGAAGGGTTTAACGACCTGGAAGCTGCAAGAGCCTGGGCGGCTCGTTTCGTCCGCTGGTACAACGTCGAGCACCGGCATAGCGGCCTGCGCTACGTCAGTCCGGCTCAGCGACATGAGGGGCACGACCAGGACATCCTGGCTTCACGCCGTGAAGTCTATGAGCAGGCCAAGGCGCGTCATCCAGCCCGCTGGTCGGGGCAGACGCGGAACTGGACGCCAAGCAAGGCAGTTACCTTGAATCCGGAGCGTGATCACGTCGTCTCCACTGCCTTGAAGGAGGCGCAAACTCAGCAAATTGCAGCTTGA
- the alr gene encoding alanine racemase — translation MVDSVDASRAGAQLAVDLGAIRDNYRLLAAQTQGACAAVMKADAYGLGMDQVAPALALEGCKVFFTAHLEEAIRLRQLVPEDCTIYVLHGAPPGAARDCFQYDLRPVLNDPGQVQEWRLLARTLGRELPAAIQLDTGMSRMGLAPADLAALSAKRDWLAGVRPALVMSHLACADEPDHPMNAAQRRRFDELRELFPGVPASLANSSGIFLGSAFHYDLLRPGAALYGINPQPGRPNPLRQAVSLHARVVQVRTVLEGDVVGYGAHHVVSGERRIATIAVGYADGWLRSLSGHGYAFVDGVRVPVVGRVSMDSMGLDVTNIAPERLVPGAQVELMGPSHSVDEVAALAGTIGYEVLTRLGGRFHRRYV, via the coding sequence ATGGTGGATTCTGTGGATGCGTCCCGCGCCGGGGCGCAGCTAGCGGTCGACCTGGGCGCGATCCGTGATAATTACCGGCTGCTGGCCGCCCAGACCCAAGGGGCCTGCGCGGCCGTCATGAAGGCCGACGCCTACGGGCTCGGCATGGACCAGGTGGCGCCGGCACTGGCCCTGGAAGGCTGCAAGGTCTTCTTCACCGCCCACCTGGAAGAAGCCATCCGCCTGCGCCAGCTGGTGCCCGAGGACTGCACGATCTACGTGCTGCACGGCGCGCCGCCGGGCGCCGCGCGCGACTGCTTCCAGTACGACCTGCGCCCGGTGCTGAACGATCCGGGGCAGGTACAGGAATGGCGCCTGCTCGCCCGCACCCTGGGCCGCGAACTGCCGGCCGCGATCCAGCTCGACACCGGCATGTCGCGCATGGGCCTGGCCCCGGCCGACCTGGCTGCGCTGTCCGCCAAGCGCGACTGGCTGGCCGGCGTGCGCCCTGCCCTCGTGATGAGCCACCTGGCCTGCGCCGACGAACCGGATCACCCGATGAACGCCGCCCAGCGCCGCAGGTTCGACGAACTGCGCGAACTGTTCCCGGGCGTGCCGGCCAGCCTGGCCAATTCCTCGGGCATCTTCCTGGGTTCCGCTTTCCATTACGATTTGCTGCGCCCGGGCGCGGCGCTGTACGGCATCAACCCGCAGCCGGGCCGCCCGAATCCGCTGAGGCAGGCGGTGTCGCTGCATGCGCGCGTGGTGCAGGTGCGCACCGTGCTTGAGGGCGACGTGGTCGGCTACGGCGCCCACCACGTGGTATCGGGCGAACGCCGCATCGCCACCATCGCGGTGGGCTATGCGGACGGCTGGCTGCGTTCGCTGTCGGGCCACGGGTACGCCTTCGTGGACGGCGTCAGGGTGCCGGTCGTGGGCCGGGTGTCGATGGACAGCATGGGGTTGGATGTGACGAACATTGCGCCGGAGCGCCTCGTGCCCGGGGCGCAGGTCGAACTGATGGGGCCTTCGCACTCGGTGGACGAGGTGGCGGCGCTGGCGGGGACGATCGGGTATGAAGTGCTGACGCGTTTGGGCGGGCGCTTCCATCGGCGCTACGTCTGA